A part of Nitrospira sp. genomic DNA contains:
- a CDS encoding flippase-like domain-containing protein, giving the protein MPCSTSCIGFSSLREPAHCCLLVPWAGSSAHPQSHLLGHKWLVRHPTNVLRYILLALGLIVLGFLVWQIGPGNIYDAALRLGPLPLVIILIPSLLMYVIEAYGWKLVLGSFGQVISFWRLLTIRTAGEVVNMTTPTAYMGGEPLKAYLLKQYNVPMAEGAASVVIAKTTLTIAEVFYILVGIAIGFLILGTGSSAGQTITAAVVSVTVLICSIVGFVFVQQRGLFASMLAIMKKLGMRIQVLEAQGEHLRSIDQTILNFYSQHRGTFALSTGVCFFGWLAESLEVFVIIYFLGDSASLWSVISMGALAALIKGGTFFIPGSLGAQDAGNLLLLQAFGYSDVTGITFALLRRFREVVWIGIGLLCLALVGKGRRPRGQDGDSPS; this is encoded by the coding sequence TTGCCCTGTTCGACCAGCTGTATTGGTTTCTCATCTTTGCGGGAGCCGGCGCATTGCTGTTTGCTGGTGCCATGGGCTGGGTCATCCGCCCATCCGCAGTCTCATCTCCTCGGCCATAAATGGCTCGTTCGCCATCCGACTAACGTGTTGCGCTATATCCTACTAGCCCTTGGCCTCATCGTTCTTGGCTTTCTTGTCTGGCAGATTGGACCCGGTAATATCTACGATGCGGCGTTGCGGCTAGGTCCCCTCCCCCTGGTGATCATCCTGATTCCCTCTCTCCTTATGTATGTGATCGAGGCATATGGCTGGAAGCTGGTATTGGGGTCATTTGGGCAAGTGATCTCGTTTTGGCGGCTCCTCACGATCAGGACCGCCGGGGAGGTTGTGAATATGACGACACCCACAGCTTACATGGGCGGCGAACCCCTCAAGGCCTATCTGCTGAAACAATACAATGTTCCGATGGCGGAAGGGGCTGCGTCCGTGGTGATTGCTAAGACGACTCTGACGATTGCCGAAGTCTTCTATATCCTCGTCGGGATCGCCATTGGATTTTTGATCTTGGGCACCGGTAGCTCGGCGGGCCAGACCATCACGGCTGCGGTGGTGAGTGTGACAGTATTGATCTGTTCGATCGTCGGGTTTGTCTTTGTCCAACAGCGTGGGCTCTTTGCCTCGATGCTGGCTATCATGAAGAAGCTGGGAATGCGGATCCAGGTTCTAGAAGCGCAAGGGGAACACCTACGCTCGATCGACCAGACCATTCTGAATTTCTACAGCCAGCATCGTGGGACATTTGCCCTCTCAACGGGGGTGTGCTTTTTCGGCTGGCTGGCCGAATCATTAGAAGTCTTTGTGATCATCTATTTCCTAGGCGATTCTGCCAGCCTGTGGTCGGTCATCTCGATGGGTGCCTTGGCCGCCCTCATTAAAGGCGGGACCTTTTTCATCCCTGGTAGTCTCGGGGCGCAGGATGCCGGTAATCTCCTCTTGCTGCAAGCCTTCGGCTACAGCGATGTCACGGGCATCACCTTTGCGTTGCTCCGACGATTCCGCGAAGTGGTCTGGATTGGCATCGGACTCTTGTGTCTGGCCCTAGTGGGAAAAGGCAGGAGACCTCGGGGTCAAGACGGTGACAGTCCTTCCTGA
- a CDS encoding PilZ domain-containing protein: MESIRPHQRHHYRVPLAIQYPVMFSDAETIAEGIVMNLTVFGCAIKCADTIPEGTTLRMRLILPDQAQSLPVEEAEVRWAQGNRMGLQFHRVERAADFRLHNFVWDRMVERLHTITQEGLSPS; encoded by the coding sequence GTGGAATCCATACGCCCCCATCAGCGCCATCACTATCGCGTCCCGCTTGCCATACAATACCCCGTGATGTTTTCCGATGCGGAAACGATCGCGGAAGGAATAGTCATGAACCTGACGGTGTTTGGCTGCGCGATCAAATGCGCCGATACCATCCCAGAAGGGACGACACTGCGGATGCGGCTCATCCTCCCGGATCAGGCGCAGTCACTCCCGGTCGAAGAAGCGGAGGTCCGATGGGCCCAAGGGAATCGAATGGGGCTTCAGTTTCACAGGGTGGAGCGGGCGGCCGATTTTCGCCTTCATAACTTTGTGTGGGATCGGATGGTCGAACGGCTCCACACGATCACTCAGGAAGGACTGTCACCGTCTTGA
- a CDS encoding TfoX/Sxy family protein, with protein sequence MACNERLAERIRDYFKRRKGVEERRMFGGLCFMLNGHMCCGIEKDRLMVRVMPDRYEALLSKPHAREMDFTGKPLKGFLFISEAGYRTASGLASWLDEVVECAKSKPLKKKKVTMLRKLSKENRR encoded by the coding sequence ATGGCTTGTAACGAGCGATTGGCAGAACGAATCAGGGACTACTTCAAGCGCCGAAAGGGGGTAGAAGAGAGGCGTATGTTCGGCGGGCTCTGCTTCATGCTCAACGGCCACATGTGCTGTGGGATCGAAAAGGACCGCCTCATGGTTCGTGTCATGCCGGACCGCTACGAAGCGCTCCTCTCGAAACCGCACGCTCGGGAGATGGATTTTACCGGCAAACCACTCAAAGGTTTCCTGTTCATCAGCGAAGCTGGCTATCGCACGGCGTCCGGTCTAGCTTCGTGGCTTGATGAGGTGGTCGAGTGTGCCAAATCGAAGCCGTTGAAGAAAAAGAAGGTGACAATGTTGAGGAAACTCTCGAAGGAAAACCGCCGTTGA
- a CDS encoding AbrB/MazE/SpoVT family DNA-binding domain-containing protein, with protein MIKKLTKHGNSLALVIDRGVLDLLEIDAETPLNIKTDGKCLIVTPVQDATRQKRFRTVLSETNRRYGKALKKLAE; from the coding sequence ATGATCAAAAAGCTGACCAAACATGGAAACAGTCTAGCTCTCGTGATCGACCGCGGAGTGCTGGATCTGCTGGAGATTGACGCCGAGACGCCGCTCAACATCAAGACGGACGGGAAGTGCCTCATCGTGACGCCTGTGCAAGATGCGACTCGCCAAAAGAGGTTTCGTACAGTGCTAAGCGAGACCAATCGGCGGTATGGGAAAGCGTTAAAGAAGCTCGCCGAGTAA
- a CDS encoding carbon starvation protein A yields MKVAVNLLWLLLSLLGALALAHVVGVVNPNEKVNGLWLVVAAACIYVLAYRFYGRWLARQVVGLNNQHVTPAVRLNDGVNFHPTNKVVLFGHHFAAIAGAGPLLGPVLAAQFGFVPGFLWLVIGAVLAGAVQDFIILVASMRRNGRSLPEIAHDELGSVTGTATAVAVLFIVVVALAGLGFAVVNALYHNAWGTFTIAMTIPIGLLMGFYLQKFRPGAVAEVSILGVVLLIAAVLYGRVVAQSSYAWLFEFDKPSLIWLLAGYGFLASVLPGWMLLVPRGYLSTFMKLGVVFLLGFGVILMAPTIEMPRVTQFANGGGPIIPGTLFPFLFITIACGAISGFHSLVSSGTTPKMIEQESQAVVGYAAMLLESFVGVMALIAASVLIPGDYLAINTTLGADALAAMGFPPSRIAELSQMVEVDVAGRPGGAVSLAVGMASIFSALPGMAGLMAYWYQFALVFEALFILTTIDTGTRVARYLIQEMAGRVYAPFRRMNWMPGVMLSSGVVVGAWAYLIGTGSISTIWPMFGAANQLLGTLALCIGTTVLIKMWKSPYLWVTALPMLFVGIITLTGSYEMFWMFLKKAGTLAAGQAFALYLDAVLVALVAVLGLIVLSDSVWQWYGYVVLKKPFTSSEVVVMAGGGSAGRMQTAIHCADDEKSFKLPHGTGCC; encoded by the coding sequence ATGAAAGTGGCGGTGAATCTGCTCTGGCTACTGCTCTCTCTTCTTGGTGCGCTCGCGCTGGCCCACGTGGTCGGCGTTGTGAACCCAAACGAAAAAGTAAACGGCCTCTGGTTGGTCGTCGCGGCAGCCTGTATTTATGTACTGGCCTATCGGTTCTATGGCCGATGGCTGGCTAGGCAGGTCGTTGGTCTGAACAATCAGCATGTGACGCCGGCGGTGCGGTTGAATGACGGCGTCAATTTTCATCCCACCAACAAGGTTGTGCTTTTTGGCCATCACTTTGCCGCGATTGCTGGAGCAGGGCCCTTGCTTGGTCCGGTCTTAGCGGCGCAATTCGGATTTGTGCCGGGGTTTCTCTGGCTGGTGATTGGGGCGGTGCTGGCTGGGGCGGTGCAAGATTTCATCATTCTCGTCGCCTCGATGCGGCGCAACGGACGTTCGTTGCCCGAGATTGCCCACGATGAACTGGGCTCTGTCACCGGCACGGCGACGGCGGTCGCGGTGCTCTTTATTGTCGTGGTGGCTCTGGCTGGTCTTGGATTCGCCGTGGTGAATGCGCTCTACCACAATGCCTGGGGCACGTTTACGATCGCGATGACGATTCCGATTGGTCTTCTTATGGGCTTCTATCTTCAAAAGTTCCGTCCCGGTGCGGTTGCGGAAGTGTCAATACTTGGCGTGGTTCTACTGATCGCCGCCGTGCTGTACGGCCGTGTCGTTGCGCAGTCGTCCTACGCGTGGCTCTTCGAGTTTGACAAGCCCTCGCTGATCTGGCTCCTGGCCGGCTATGGGTTTCTCGCGTCGGTCTTGCCGGGTTGGATGTTGCTGGTGCCGCGCGGCTATCTCTCCACCTTCATGAAGCTCGGCGTGGTCTTTCTACTCGGGTTCGGGGTCATTCTTATGGCACCGACGATCGAGATGCCGCGTGTGACACAGTTTGCGAATGGCGGCGGGCCAATTATTCCAGGCACGCTCTTTCCTTTTCTCTTTATCACGATCGCCTGCGGGGCAATCTCAGGATTCCACTCTCTGGTCTCGTCCGGGACAACGCCCAAGATGATCGAACAGGAATCGCAGGCGGTAGTGGGGTATGCGGCGATGCTGCTGGAAAGTTTTGTTGGCGTCATGGCGTTGATCGCGGCCTCGGTGCTGATTCCTGGCGACTACCTGGCGATCAATACGACATTAGGTGCGGATGCATTGGCGGCGATGGGTTTTCCCCCGTCGCGAATTGCTGAACTGTCACAGATGGTTGAAGTTGATGTGGCTGGGCGTCCTGGCGGGGCTGTGTCTTTGGCCGTCGGCATGGCGTCGATCTTTTCAGCGTTGCCCGGCATGGCGGGTCTGATGGCCTACTGGTATCAATTCGCACTCGTATTTGAAGCGCTCTTCATCCTGACGACGATTGATACGGGCACGCGTGTGGCGCGATATCTGATCCAAGAAATGGCCGGACGGGTCTATGCGCCCTTTCGCCGAATGAACTGGATGCCGGGTGTGATGTTGAGCAGCGGTGTGGTCGTGGGTGCCTGGGCCTATCTGATTGGAACAGGGAGCATTTCGACCATTTGGCCGATGTTTGGTGCTGCGAATCAGTTGTTGGGCACGCTGGCTCTTTGCATCGGGACAACCGTCTTGATCAAGATGTGGAAGTCGCCCTATCTCTGGGTGACGGCGCTGCCGATGCTCTTCGTGGGCATCATCACCCTGACCGGATCGTATGAAATGTTTTGGATGTTCTTGAAGAAAGCCGGAACATTAGCGGCAGGGCAAGCCTTTGCGCTCTATCTGGATGCTGTGCTGGTGGCACTGGTTGCGGTGCTGGGTTTGATTGTCTTAAGCGATAGTGTATGGCAGTGGTATGGCTACGTGGTGCTGAAAAAGCCCTTTACGAGCAGTGAGGTGGTTGTGATGGCTGGTGGAGGGTCTGCAGGGCGGATGCAGACGGCGATCCATTGTGCTGATGACGAGAAGAGTTTTAAGCTGCCGCATGGAACGGGATGTTGTTGA
- a CDS encoding YajQ family cyclic di-GMP-binding protein has protein sequence MADQFSFDVVSEVNMQELKNALDQATKEIKQRFDFKDTKTEITLKEKEKELIVISDDEYKLNAVQEIIKGKCVKRGVSLKAFDFGAVEPALSGTVRQTAKIQSGLTSEKAKEITKALKDSKVKVQAQIQGEQLRVQGKSKDELQSAIAFLKGKDFEVDLQFTNYR, from the coding sequence GTGGCTGATCAGTTTTCATTCGATGTGGTGTCGGAAGTGAATATGCAGGAGCTCAAGAACGCGCTGGATCAGGCAACGAAAGAGATCAAGCAGCGGTTCGACTTCAAGGACACGAAGACAGAGATCACGCTGAAGGAGAAGGAAAAAGAGTTGATCGTCATCTCCGACGACGAATACAAGCTGAACGCGGTGCAGGAGATCATCAAGGGGAAGTGCGTGAAGCGTGGGGTGTCGCTGAAGGCGTTCGACTTTGGCGCTGTGGAACCGGCCTTAAGCGGAACTGTACGGCAGACGGCGAAGATTCAGAGTGGCCTCACCTCAGAAAAGGCGAAGGAAATTACGAAGGCGCTCAAAGATTCCAAGGTGAAAGTCCAAGCGCAGATTCAGGGCGAGCAACTGCGTGTGCAAGGCAAGAGCAAGGACGAATTGCAGTCGGCGATCGCGTTCTTGAAGGGGAAAGATTTCGAGGTCGATCTGCAGTTCACGAACTATCGATAA
- the rsmH gene encoding 16S rRNA (cytosine(1402)-N(4))-methyltransferase RsmH yields MFSEKLHIPVLGQEVRSWLIFQQPTTIVDCTVGYGGHAEMLLMASPVGTRVVGLDQDSQAIEFSQQRLSRFGDRIVLRQGNYRDLKSHLTEAGIAQVDGVLFDFGVSSPQLDDPLRGFSFQREGPLDMRMDQTIGTTAADLVNSSPEHELADIIFQNGEERYARRIARAIVQERQRQPVMTTGVLASIIARSVPAPYRHGRIHCATRTFQALRITVNHELDFLEPSLRDATDVLAVGGRVCAISFHSLEDRIVKHTFRSLAQEPDATVSILTKKPVLPSGAECEANPRSRSAKLRVAERQPRMGLL; encoded by the coding sequence ATTTTTAGTGAAAAATTGCACATCCCAGTACTCGGACAAGAAGTGCGATCTTGGCTTATTTTTCAACAACCTACCACAATTGTCGATTGTACGGTGGGATATGGTGGGCATGCTGAAATGCTCTTAATGGCTAGCCCTGTCGGGACAAGGGTTGTAGGGCTTGACCAGGACTCTCAGGCCATTGAGTTTAGTCAGCAGCGCTTGAGTCGATTCGGAGACCGGATTGTGTTGCGGCAAGGAAATTATCGAGACTTAAAGTCACACCTTACTGAAGCGGGTATCGCGCAGGTCGATGGTGTGCTGTTCGATTTTGGGGTTTCATCCCCGCAGTTGGATGATCCCTTGCGAGGGTTCAGTTTTCAGCGAGAAGGTCCGCTTGATATGCGCATGGACCAAACGATCGGGACAACTGCCGCCGATTTGGTGAACAGTAGTCCCGAACATGAGCTTGCGGACATCATATTTCAGAATGGGGAAGAGAGGTATGCCAGGCGAATTGCTCGGGCCATCGTGCAGGAAAGGCAACGACAGCCAGTCATGACCACCGGAGTACTTGCCTCTATCATCGCTCGGTCCGTGCCGGCGCCTTATCGCCACGGACGGATTCATTGTGCCACGCGGACCTTTCAGGCGCTTCGCATTACGGTGAATCATGAACTAGATTTCTTGGAGCCCTCGCTTCGAGATGCAACCGACGTGTTGGCTGTGGGAGGAAGGGTTTGCGCGATTTCCTTTCATTCTCTCGAAGATCGTATTGTGAAGCATACGTTCCGGTCTCTTGCGCAAGAGCCGGACGCCACTGTGTCGATACTCACGAAGAAACCGGTCCTTCCTTCGGGGGCCGAGTGCGAAGCAAACCCCCGATCACGAAGCGCTAAATTACGAGTCGCTGAACGTCAACCGAGGATGGGACTTTTATGA
- a CDS encoding penicillin-binding protein 2, translated as MAGSLLSRGRRYVLLLLLLCGFGVVLFRLVTLQVLQAAELSAQANRQHQKTVSLEGARGTIVDRHGKILAMNVEVQSVFGVPNTVDSPLKTARQLSPILHVKTDELERKLRQDRRFVWLARKLDPEQGRRLDRLSLDGIGVVMEGRRFYPKGPLLAHVLGFSGMDGEGLEGVEHRYEPYLHGEKRMMVLQRDAFGHTVFPKGMMERSPTPGHSLTLTIDEVIQYIVERELEDAVGRARAKSGTMIVLDPKTGAVLAMAVSPRFDPNAVSALNPDRWRNRALTDAYEPGSTMKAMMAAAAIEERVVRPNTMVFGEHGRMTVANTVIHDHERLGWISFAQVIQKSSNIGAAKTGMALGEHRLYRYLQAFGFGQRTEIDLPGEGVGLVRDPKDWGRRSVASISIGQEIGVTPLQMVSAVAAIANEGMLMKPYVVSEIRDADNHILRQVPPQAKRRVISRETARSVTKILEGVVTDGTGTNAAIPGFRVAGKTGTAQKIDPRTGAYSASRFVASFAGYAPADNPQLAMIVVIDEPLGDTQGGAVAAPVFSRVGEQVLSYLGVPSDAPITLAMASRQ; from the coding sequence GTGGCTGGTTCCCTTCTTTCTCGCGGTCGTCGGTATGTCTTATTGCTGCTGTTGCTGTGTGGGTTTGGAGTGGTTCTGTTCCGGCTGGTCACGCTGCAAGTGTTGCAAGCGGCTGAACTCTCAGCCCAAGCGAATCGACAGCACCAAAAGACGGTATCGCTTGAAGGGGCTCGCGGCACGATCGTCGACCGGCATGGCAAGATTTTAGCCATGAATGTGGAGGTGCAGTCCGTATTCGGAGTTCCAAACACAGTAGATAGCCCGCTTAAGACTGCTCGGCAGTTATCGCCGATTCTGCATGTGAAGACTGATGAGTTGGAACGAAAACTCCGACAGGACCGGAGATTTGTCTGGTTAGCTCGAAAGTTGGATCCTGAGCAGGGGCGTCGCCTGGATCGTTTGTCGCTTGATGGGATCGGGGTTGTGATGGAAGGGCGGCGGTTTTATCCCAAAGGGCCACTTCTGGCCCATGTGTTGGGTTTTTCAGGAATGGACGGTGAGGGCTTGGAAGGCGTCGAGCATCGCTACGAACCCTACTTGCATGGTGAGAAGCGGATGATGGTGCTGCAACGCGATGCTTTCGGGCATACGGTATTTCCTAAGGGAATGATGGAACGGAGTCCGACGCCGGGTCATAGCCTCACGCTTACGATTGATGAGGTGATTCAGTATATCGTTGAGAGAGAGCTTGAGGACGCGGTTGGCCGTGCGCGGGCCAAGTCAGGAACAATGATTGTGCTTGATCCAAAGACGGGCGCGGTGTTGGCTATGGCGGTGAGTCCGCGATTTGATCCCAACGCCGTATCGGCGCTGAACCCTGATCGCTGGCGGAACAGGGCGCTGACAGATGCCTATGAACCAGGGTCAACTATGAAGGCGATGATGGCTGCGGCAGCCATTGAGGAACGAGTGGTAAGGCCAAATACGATGGTATTTGGGGAGCATGGTCGTATGACGGTTGCGAACACCGTGATTCATGATCATGAGCGATTGGGATGGATCTCCTTTGCGCAGGTGATTCAGAAGTCCAGCAACATTGGGGCGGCAAAGACCGGTATGGCGTTGGGGGAGCACCGGCTCTATCGATACCTCCAGGCATTCGGTTTCGGGCAGCGAACGGAGATCGATCTTCCCGGAGAGGGAGTTGGGCTGGTGAGAGACCCTAAAGACTGGGGGCGCCGTTCGGTCGCGTCTATTTCCATAGGGCAAGAGATTGGTGTGACGCCACTTCAAATGGTATCTGCGGTTGCGGCCATCGCCAACGAGGGTATGTTGATGAAGCCCTACGTGGTGTCAGAAATACGAGATGCTGATAACCACATCCTCAGGCAGGTCCCTCCTCAAGCCAAGCGACGGGTCATTTCTCGAGAAACTGCTCGCAGCGTGACGAAGATTCTTGAAGGTGTTGTGACGGACGGCACCGGGACGAATGCGGCTATCCCGGGATTTCGGGTGGCTGGGAAAACTGGTACCGCCCAAAAAATCGACCCCCGAACCGGTGCCTATTCAGCCTCTCGATTTGTTGCGTCTTTTGCGGGGTATGCGCCAGCAGACAACCCGCAGCTCGCTATGATCGTGGTGATCGATGAACCTCTAGGCGATACGCAGGGTGGGGCTGTCGCTGCTCCGGTGTTTAGTCGCGTCGGGGAGCAGGTGTTAAGCTACTTAGGCGTGCCATCGGATGCGCCCATCACGTTGGCGATGGCTTCGCGACAATAG
- a CDS encoding UDP-N-acetylmuramoyl-L-alanyl-D-glutamate--2,6-diaminopimelate ligase produces the protein MTLATLLQSLEGRVKILDRRGNLDVSINAITDDSRAVSPHSLFVAVKGEQVDGHDFIPAAMRGGMVALLSQQPVSEVSLPFVRVDDSRKALGLLGGHFYGDPSSKIRMIGVTGTNGKTTTTSICKALLEALGHPIGLIGTVAYQIGERSMPATHTTPGSLELQQLLAKMVAGGCTTAVMEVSSHALAQDRTSGCEYDVAVFSNLTQDHLDFHKTMEEYFQTKLRLFLGLEKGLKSNKRAIVNIDDPYGSRIIERCPAPVWTYALKATADLRAEKVRLSLQGTTFTASTPVGSFPIESHLVGEHNVYNLLAAIGVALHEGATPSQIREAVARVTNVPGRFERVIAGQPFTVAVDYAHTEDALVRLLTAAQVLKTGRIITVFGCGGDRDRGKRPKMGDAAVRYSDVVILTSDNPRTEDPLSILEEVEVGVIEALRLRPHVQYRKVSDRRDAIEEAVREAQSGDMVLIAGKGHEDYQIIGTQKVHFDDREVARDAIERLGARI, from the coding sequence ATGACCTTGGCAACCTTGCTTCAGTCGCTAGAAGGACGGGTGAAGATTCTTGATCGCCGTGGAAATTTGGACGTCTCCATCAACGCGATTACTGACGATTCTCGAGCTGTCTCGCCCCACAGTCTCTTTGTCGCCGTGAAAGGCGAGCAGGTTGATGGGCATGACTTTATCCCAGCTGCAATGAGAGGGGGGATGGTCGCATTGTTGTCTCAGCAGCCGGTGAGTGAGGTGTCTCTTCCATTCGTCCGTGTTGACGACTCCAGAAAGGCACTCGGTCTGCTGGGGGGGCATTTTTATGGAGACCCCTCATCGAAGATCCGGATGATCGGTGTGACTGGAACGAATGGGAAAACCACCACGACCTCTATCTGTAAAGCGCTGCTGGAAGCCTTGGGGCACCCAATAGGGTTGATTGGAACCGTCGCCTATCAAATTGGTGAGCGCTCGATGCCGGCCACACACACGACACCTGGTTCTCTTGAACTGCAACAGTTGCTTGCCAAGATGGTCGCCGGCGGGTGCACCACCGCCGTGATGGAAGTGTCTTCTCATGCCCTGGCACAGGACCGCACGAGTGGATGCGAATATGATGTGGCGGTCTTTTCGAATCTGACTCAGGACCATCTCGACTTTCATAAGACCATGGAAGAGTACTTTCAGACAAAACTGAGGCTCTTTTTGGGATTGGAAAAAGGACTCAAGTCGAATAAACGAGCGATCGTCAACATTGATGACCCCTATGGAAGTCGCATTATCGAGCGTTGTCCTGCTCCGGTTTGGACCTATGCATTAAAGGCCACGGCGGACCTGCGTGCGGAAAAGGTGCGGCTGTCTCTTCAGGGGACAACCTTTACTGCGTCGACTCCGGTCGGGAGCTTCCCCATCGAGAGTCATCTTGTAGGTGAGCACAATGTCTACAACCTACTTGCGGCCATAGGCGTCGCGCTCCACGAAGGGGCCACACCCTCGCAAATTCGTGAGGCCGTGGCGAGGGTCACGAACGTGCCGGGACGGTTCGAACGTGTGATTGCGGGCCAGCCATTTACGGTGGCCGTAGATTACGCCCACACTGAAGACGCGCTAGTCCGATTACTGACGGCGGCACAAGTACTGAAAACCGGACGCATCATCACGGTTTTTGGGTGCGGTGGAGACCGTGACCGAGGAAAGAGGCCGAAGATGGGAGACGCGGCTGTGCGCTACAGCGACGTCGTGATACTGACGTCGGACAATCCCAGAACCGAGGACCCTCTCTCAATCCTGGAAGAAGTAGAAGTCGGGGTGATCGAGGCACTGCGCCTACGGCCACACGTTCAGTACCGAAAAGTGTCTGATCGGCGAGACGCCATCGAAGAGGCGGTGCGGGAGGCCCAGAGTGGGGATATGGTGTTGATTGCCGGTAAAGGACACGAAGACTACCAAATCATCGGCACACAGAAGGTTCATTTCGACGATCGCGAGGTGGCACGCGACGCTATCGAACGACTCGGAGCCCGCATCTAG
- a CDS encoding UDP-N-acetylmuramoyl-tripeptide--D-alanyl-D-alanine ligase, translating into MTLFTVEELREVISAKVLASDGVSWAKQRIRGISLDTRSLQPGDLFLAFQGDRFDGHDFVATALSRGAAGAIVLDSYDVSGISLRRGSKRAQPFILGVRDPLHVYQQLAAYHRSRFHIPVVAVTGSNGKTTTKEMVASVMSHRWKILKTEGNLNNRVGVPQTLLRLNERHKGAVIEMGVDNLGQTTRLCEIVRPTIGIITNIGPDHLEFFGTMEVSAQAKAEILDLLPPDGVAILNADDSYYDYLAARARCRVVSFGFSSKADVRAMDLESDGRNGTIFRLLLPGMVRRTAVHIRVQGDHNVTNALAAGAVGSILGLPGGVIAQGLSRFRPAAMRSQVRVSQGVKLIIDCYNANPASMKAAVQLLAQTGAKRKRIAVLGDMLELGPNAAQMHEEVGGFVARHGIDQLVACGPLGRSLAKGAKQAGLDQAHILEVPDARAASDAIKTFVKPGDTVLIKASRGMKLELVADALRGATHTTRKAS; encoded by the coding sequence ATGACACTGTTTACCGTCGAAGAATTGCGGGAAGTGATCAGCGCTAAAGTCTTGGCCAGCGATGGGGTGAGTTGGGCAAAACAACGTATCCGTGGAATCAGTCTCGACACTCGCTCTCTTCAGCCTGGTGATCTCTTTCTTGCATTCCAGGGAGATCGATTCGACGGCCATGACTTTGTGGCGACGGCACTCTCGCGCGGGGCGGCTGGAGCGATCGTGCTTGATTCCTACGATGTGTCGGGGATTTCCTTGAGGCGTGGTTCGAAGCGGGCCCAGCCATTTATCCTCGGTGTCCGCGATCCACTCCATGTCTATCAGCAGCTGGCTGCATACCACCGAAGCCGATTTCACATTCCTGTCGTGGCCGTCACAGGAAGCAACGGTAAGACGACGACGAAAGAAATGGTCGCCAGTGTCATGTCCCATCGCTGGAAGATTCTCAAGACGGAAGGGAATTTGAATAACCGTGTGGGCGTCCCGCAGACACTGCTTCGCCTGAACGAGCGACACAAGGGAGCGGTCATCGAGATGGGAGTCGACAATCTCGGTCAGACCACCAGGCTGTGTGAAATAGTTCGCCCCACGATCGGGATCATTACGAACATCGGCCCCGACCATTTAGAGTTTTTTGGCACGATGGAGGTGTCAGCTCAGGCAAAGGCGGAGATACTGGATCTCCTTCCTCCTGATGGAGTTGCAATCCTGAACGCAGATGATTCGTATTACGACTACCTTGCTGCACGAGCTCGTTGTCGTGTGGTGTCGTTTGGTTTTTCATCAAAAGCTGACGTCCGTGCCATGGATCTGGAATCCGACGGGCGCAATGGGACGATCTTTCGTCTTCTACTCCCAGGCATGGTCCGCCGCACCGCGGTTCATATTCGAGTGCAAGGGGACCATAACGTCACCAATGCGTTGGCTGCAGGGGCAGTCGGTTCGATTCTGGGCTTACCCGGAGGGGTGATCGCTCAAGGACTGTCCCGTTTCAGGCCTGCTGCCATGCGGTCGCAAGTGCGAGTGAGTCAGGGCGTGAAGTTGATCATCGACTGTTACAATGCCAACCCTGCCTCCATGAAAGCCGCAGTGCAGTTGCTCGCACAAACAGGGGCAAAACGAAAGAGAATTGCCGTGCTTGGCGATATGCTGGAACTTGGCCCGAATGCCGCTCAGATGCATGAGGAAGTCGGCGGTTTCGTGGCACGCCACGGTATTGATCAGCTCGTAGCTTGTGGACCATTGGGGCGGAGCCTCGCCAAAGGGGCGAAGCAGGCAGGACTGGATCAAGCCCATATTCTCGAAGTCCCGGATGCGCGCGCGGCGTCCGACGCCATAAAAACCTTTGTGAAACCTGGTGATACCGTGCTGATCAAAGCATCGCGCGGGATGAAATTAGAGCTTGTCGCTGATGCGCTTCGAGGAGCAACCCATACGACACGAAAGGCGTCCTAA